The genomic segment gatatttcattttcaatggaaatattggaatttgaatgaattttggACCAAGAAAAAAATGAAGATGTTTCATCACCAtgtttattagtattttcataatttatgttagATGTCTCAATACCTTCAgactttgatttttttaaaacagcttCTTTGAAGTTAGCAACAGCCAAatctttgattatattattatttatccacAATGTCTTAAAATATGGATGAGATAAAGCAGCAATAACTAAAAACTTATCTGCTTGTTCTTTTCGAAAGCGTGTTTCAATGcttgttttgataatattaattaatgttgcaCAATAATTTAATCTCTTTTTTGTAAGCAAATCatcatattttgataacaatatagaaATAGTAGGcagtaaaaaaccaaaatacatgtttttttcaCCCTGTAGAATATCGAGGGCAGCTGCTAGAGGTTCCATGATAGTTACATAATCTTCCATAAAATCAATATCTTCTTTTTTAAAACGCACAACACCAATTGAGTCACACAATCTAacagattttgaaaaattcactttaatatgATTCAATAAAAAGGTAATGGAATCATAAGTGGAATTCCATCTGGTTTCATTTGGTGTCACTAGATACACACCAAAACATTCTTTAATACTGTCTGCAACTTGAGTAGAGCGGTTTTGTTTGTTCCATAGATTATTAGCTTTAGCAAAAGTAGCTCTACATTGCTGTTTGTAGGTCCATAGTGTTGAAGATTTACTTTTTACAGAAGCCAACTCTTTTTCTATGTCCTGAAAGTAAAAGATAAGTCattcagtttaaaatttaaattgctatttgctagatatacattaatataaaaatgttagttcTTACATTGGTTGCAATTAGATTCAAAGTATGCGCAGCACATCTATGATGCTTGGGTAGAATATAATCTATATCTTCTGCTTCATCAAATAGGTCTGCAATATTTACATAAGCTGTACCATCTGTATTTTCATCACTTATATCAAAATCGTCCGATTTTTCACTATCAGATAAAAGagtgatattattttcaattggtAAATCAACATCATTTTTTTGACCATAAACTCTGAAAAaggatatacctaatatagtttaCTCCAATAAAGACTGTTATTAACTATGTAGCTAATAgtcctaataaataaattatataaaaatttaattcaatcttACTTAAAACTCTTGACAAAATTTGATCCATTGTCTGTTGTTGAGTAcactattttatcatttatgtcaAAAACAGTATATACTGACTCCATTGCTATAAGTCTGTTACCGACCCTTGGCAAGGCGCTAGAGTCTCTAATAACTTCAAGATTAGAAAGAGAAACAGGGTTAAATGAAATAGGTCAGCAACATGGCTATGTCACTGGGAGATCTACTGAGACAGCCATCAGAGCACTATATAACTGGACTGATCTATGCCCGAACAGGATTGTAATTGGTGCTTTCCTGGACATAACAGGTGCATTTGATTATGTCAGGTGGACACCTATATTTGATCAATTAAAAACCCTTAAGATCAGCAACAGGACGCTTGCAATACTACAGAGTTACCTTACAAACAGGTCAGCCATGCTTACATCAGATAACGAGACCAGGACAAGGCAGATGACACGTGGCTGTCCACAGGGGTCGAGACTAGGTCCGACACTTTGGAAAGTGGCAATGTCGGATGCATTCAGATCCATGGGTAAACAATCTCACATGATTGCATACGCAGACGATATTGCACTTGCGGTTGGGGGTGCAAGGCTAGAAACAGTTAAGAAAAGACTGATGCAAAACTTCGAGCAATTGACAGACTGGTCAAACAAGTTCGGACTTAACTTCTCAATGGCGAAAAGCCAAATAATGACTCTGAAAGGCGGAGTAAAACCCACCTACACGGTACCATTTGGCTCAGGTGCAGATGCAACTCCAATAAAAGCAACTAAGACAGTAAAATATCTTGGAGTCATCATAGATCCAAGGAGATCGTTCAGAGACCACGTGGAAGACATCTCTGACAAGTCTAAAGAAATGTTCACACGCCTACGCTCAATGACCTCAGCCAATTGGGGAGTTGAACAGAGCACGTCATTGATAATTTACAAAGCAGTGTTCTTGCCTAGGATCACCTATGCTGCCTCTATATGGCAAAAAGCCTTAGAGCTCAAATGCTCTATCAAAAAACTTGGAAGCACACAACGTGACGCCCTCCGTGCAATAACGGGCGCTTACAGGACAACGTCAACAGCTGCTCTCCAAGTAATATCAGGTCAATTACCTCTGGACCTAGAAGTCAAACGATTTGTTCTTCAAAGGAAACTAAAGACAAACGATATTACACACCAAGTATATGAACAGGATCTACGAGAACTGTTAGAAGTCTGGCAAAAAAGATGGAATGCAGAAAACAAAGGTGAATGGACATTCCAACTTATACCGGACGTAAGAATCCGGTATGGATTACCACTTATCATGGACCACTACACAAGCCAAATGCTTACCGGACACGGAGACTTCCGAGGAAAGCTCCACTCATTTAATAAAGCACCATCTCCAGGATGTGCCTGTGGAAATGGCAGCGAAACGGTAACCCACGTTCTCCTCGCCTGCCCAAGAACGAGCACTCAAAGAGAACATCTGAAAAACACACTCCATCGAGAAAACAGTACATGGCCACCTTATGAAGGAGCCATCCTGAAAAACAAGACGATCTATGAAGCCTACCGAACGTTCGCTCGGGAAAGCCTCAAACAACGCACAGACCGATGATAAGACCGATGACAAGATAACAGCGGATTACCGTAACGACCGGAGCGCAGCCACCACTACAGTGAGGCATCACATCAGTGGTAGGCTATAGACATGGGGTGCTCCGAATGTGCAAAGGACGGAGAAAGTGGCAGAAACGGGGAGCACGCTCATGTGCGCTCCGGTAGGGCCTTTCACATGCGTCAGGGACGCGAGGTACGGCCCTGTTGCTGGGGCCGTTCAGAATTCAGCATCAGTAATCCCTGCTTGTCGTAAGAGGCGACTGAAAGGGAACATGGCCAGTTGGGGCCGGCGCCTGGGGCGCGGACACACCGAAACCTCCGGGGACTAGGGTGTTGGAGGAACTGACCGCGACCTCGAGAAGAGCGGGTCGATCACTTCGGTGATGCCTCTGGGAGGCGTGGCAAAGGCTACCGAGCCTCAAACTCGGGGGTCGCGGCCACCGCGCCGGCGGCGAGCGCTGCTGGTTAGGGCCCACCGCGAGCCCGTGGTACACGACCCGAATCATGGTAGGACCACAGCCGAGGCTCTCAGCCGACGAAGCTCGGCCCGTCCATCCAACCATTGATGTGCCTTCCTAACGGGGGCAAGAATGGTACTTCGGGATGTGGGGGAGCCCCGCGGCGTCGAGCAATTGGCGACGCGCCCTCACACGACGGCCCGTCCCGACCTCGGTCGTGGCGCGGTCGGCGGCGGTTTGGTTTCGGAGTGGCAGTCAGCAGGAGCTAACAATGTGGTTAAAAGACCAAGCTCGGTCTAGGGGAAAGTTGCCGAGTGAGATAACTCCTTAGCGCCCACCCAGCCTACTGGTGGGGCTATATGCACCGGAGGTTGCCCATGACCAAAAATGGGAAGCGATGAGGATAGCTTCGCGATCCCACCAGGGTGGCGAAAGGCACGTGCACGCCTTAGCCGACGGTACGGGCGCACTCTCTCCCTACTTCGGTGGGAACGGGTGTGCGCCCGGTGCTCGTGGTCCTTAGACGACGCGCGGACGGCGGACTGTGTGGGTAAAACCACCGTACGTCGGACGCGAACCTCCGCGGCTCTCGACTAGCGCACAGCGCTAATGTGAGGTCCGCGGTTGTAGCCGCGAGGCAACAAAACCTAGGAATATACGTGACTCCATTGCTCTAGCCAGTACATCATAAGTATGTTTACCTTTCAAAGGTTTTATAGATAGCAAATAAGATTGGCGTTCAAATGTTTCTGTATCGATCCAGTGAACAGTAATTCCTAAGTATGAtctatttagaaataaataaaattatgtatcagtaattagtaatacaaatataaaaataatacaatcataCAATCATAAACGTGTATTGGcccataatatatcaaattaaatgtattagaatTACCTTTTAAATGTAGACCAAGCATCGGCTGTCGTTGATACAAATTCAACCAAATTCAACTTGTTCTTTAATTTATCAAAGGCAACTTTATAGCTATTATCTATACGTTTCATTAAAGTCTGGCGACATAATACAGTTCTTCCAGGATAGCCTttggaaataattgttttaaaactttcATGAGAAACCAAATTGAATGGTAAATGTGCATTTATTATGACGTCTAAGATCATTTGATCAAGGTCTtctgtaaaatacaatttaagttagGTAAGTAATATCTAAGTCTTACTAATATAGAAATACACGtacatactattactatattaatatattatattattatttattatactaaatcaaCTGTACCTTGAGAAGTCAAACTTTTACGATTTGAACAATTAAGTATTGACATCTGaacagtatttaaatttttgattttttttacatcagaattatcattaatttcagTGTTGACTTTTCTTTTAACATCTATTGAAACAGTAGTAGAAGGAGCTAGTAATTCTCTAACAGACTTGACATTACTATGTTTATCCTATAAATTTTAGAAcatttaggtaaaaataataaatatagatggtactaggtaatttttttatctgatcttttcttttaattttttatacaatttgactGAATTTGTACGATTATAGTATCTAAGGACTAAGAAGGCACACAGGACAATTGTTAAAATTGcctagtaataaaaaatatgaatttagaattatccattaggtacttactttcaAATGCTTGCGAAGATTTGATGGGGCACGTGAATCAGCAGTACGCGTCTTTGAACAAATACAATGTTTGCAAGATACTTCGTACGTAGTGTACAACTcgcaactatttattattttaataactttaaaatgaatattataaatattccacGGAAGAATTAGTTCATTTTCCATACTAGT from the Acyrthosiphon pisum isolate AL4f chromosome X, pea_aphid_22Mar2018_4r6ur, whole genome shotgun sequence genome contains:
- the LOC107882343 gene encoding uncharacterized protein LOC107882343; this encodes MESVYTVFDINDKIVYSTTDNGSNFVKSFKVYGQKNDVDLPIENNITLLSDSEKSDDFDISDENTDGTAYVNIADLFDEAEDIDYILPKHHRCAAHTLNLIATNDIEKELASVKSKSSTLWTYKQQCRATFAKANNLWNKQNRSTQVADSIKECFGVYLVTPNETRWNSTYDSITFLLNHIKVNFSKSVRLCDSIGVVRFKKEDIDFMEDYVTIMEPLAAALDILQGEKNMYFGFLLPTISILLSKYDDLLTKKRLNYCATLINIIKTSIETRFRKEQADKFLVIAALSHPYFKTLWINNNIIKDLAVANFKEAVLKKSKSEGIETSNINYENTNKHGDETSSFFSWSKIHSNSNISIENEISSFLNKSPTKNLLSPEVSVCPRPRRRPQLAMFPFSRLLRQAGITDAEF
- the LOC100574809 gene encoding uncharacterized protein LOC100574809, which gives rise to MENELILPWNIYNIHFKVIKIINSCELYTTYEVSCKHCICSKTRTADSRAPSNLRKHLKDKHSNVKSVRELLAPSTTVSIDVKRKVNTEINDNSDVKKIKNLNTVQMSILNCSNRKSLTSQEDLDQMILDVIINAHLPFNLVSHESFKTIISKGYPGRTVLCRQTLMKRIDNSYKVAFDKLKNKLNLVEFVSTTADAWSTFKRSYLGITVHWIDTETFERQSYLLSIKPLKGKHTYDVLARAMESRIFLGFVASRLQPRTSH